A single window of Nicotiana sylvestris chromosome 5, ASM39365v2, whole genome shotgun sequence DNA harbors:
- the LOC104212881 gene encoding YTH domain-containing protein ECT1-like isoform X2, which translates to MLQNSTSILIHYQPISPKDERTVSANASANATIPGASRNAKDHPVTSETGALSPFYPLNSYSPQDQGFYYGGYDNGTGSWAEQSNDVNVNNLHVVPPAMYNENPLFFPPGYGFDAQMAFGQFSPIASPLSPFMIDGQLYSPHQIPVSPNYYAPPISPGLPHVTSALSASQPDLVAPGSTGHEIDSTYFGPGSGYYIPVGSFGGGELSGSSNIGFYNYQGEFGSGQSLSNRPNPDSGRYMSQMTSAALYPQPVGILGSYEQNAMQASHQGLGFTPGSSARHYSQGNPYPSANYGTGSSSLWEPGHRNWLTPDRGGRRERDRHSVNISTESLGMASERNRGPRALKPKSKGPIEDSSSSVIHKEVESTNTLQPEQYNRPEFVTDYEHAKFFVIKSFSEDNVHKSIKYSVWASTPLGNRKLDAAYREAKVRNADCPVFLFFSVNASGQFCGVAEMVGPVDFENNAEHWQQDRWSGQFPVKWHVIKDVPNSQFRHLLLEHNDNKPVTHSRDSQEVKLPEGLEMLKIFKNYEADTSILDDFTYYDEREKSLLEKKSKQRTLQPGSAAVTTAADTISQLADSLAGTLNLEGNKNLP; encoded by the exons ATGCTGCAGAACAG TACTTCCATTTTAATCCATTATCAGCCTATTTCACCCAAAGATGAAAGGACTGTTTCTGCAAATGCTTCTGCGAATGCAACCATCCCTGGGGCTTCAAGAAATGCTAAAGATCACCCTGTTACCTCTGAAACTGGAGCTCTGTCCCCCTTTTATCCTCTCAATTCCTATTCTCCTCAGGACCAAGGTTTTTACTATGGAG GTTACGACAATGGCACTGGGAGTTGGGCCGAACAATCTAATGATGTCAATGTGAACAACTTGCATGTAGTTCCGCCA GCAATGTACAATGAGAATCCCCTCTTTTTCCCTCCGGGTTACGGCTTTGATGCTCAGATGGCATTTGGACAGTTCTCCCCCATTGCTAGTCCTCTTTCTCCTTTTATGATAGATGGCCAGCTATACTCCCCACACCAGATTCCGGTTTCTCCAAATTACTATGCACCCCCTATTTCCCCTGGCTTGCCGCATGTTACATCAGCTCTTTCAGCTTCGCAGCCTGATCTGGTGGCACCAGGAAGCACTGGCCATGAAATTGATAGCACGTATTTTGGGCCAGGATCAGGTTACTACATACCCGTCGGATCGTTTGGCGGAGGCGAGCTTTCGGGAAGCAGCAACATTGGTTTCTACAATTACCAAGGTGAATTTGGATCTGGTCAATCTTTATCTAATCGACCTAACCCCGACTCTGGAagatacatgtctcaaatgacaTCTGCGGCACTATATCCACAACCAGTTGGCATACTTGGGTCGTACGAGCAAAACGCCATGCAg GCTTCACATCAAGGTCTTGGATTCACACCAGGCTCCTCAGCCAGGCATTATTCCCAAGGCAATCCTTATCCTAGTGCAAACTATGGTACTGGGTCTAGTTCTCTGTGGGAACCAGGTCACAGAAATTGGCTAACTCCTGACAGAGGCGGAAGACGTGAGAGGGATCGGCACTCTGTTAACATTTCTACTGAATCACTTGGTATGGCAAGTGAACGAAACCGAGGACCAAGGGCATTAAAACCAAAGAGCAAGGGTCCCATTGAGGATAGCTCTTCATCTGTGATCCATAAAGAAGTTGAGTCAACTAATACTTTACAGCCGGAGCAGTATAATCGGCCTGAATTTGTCACTGATTATGAGCATGCCAAGTTCTTTGTCATCAAATCCTTCAGTGAAGATAATGTTCACAAAAGCATCAAATATAGTGTGTGGGCTAGCACTCCTCTGGGAAATAGAAAGCTTGATGCTGCTTATCGTGAAGCAAAAGTGAGGAATGCTGATTGTcctgtttttctctttttctcg GTGAATGCTAGTGGACAATTTTGTGGGGTTGCTGAGATGGTTGGACCTGTTGATTTTGAGAACAATGCGGAGCACTGGCAGCAGGATCGATGGAGTGGGCAATTTCCTGTTAAATGGCATGTCATTAAGGACGTGCCTAACAGTCAGTTCCGCCACCTACTTCTGGAACATAATGACAACAAGCCAGTTACTCACAGCCGAGATTCTCAAGAG GTGAAATTGCCAGAGGGACTAGAAatgttgaaaattttcaaaaactatGAAGCGGATACCTCTATATTGGATGATTTCACCTATTACGATGAGAGGGAGAAGTCCTTGCTGGAAAAGAAGAGTAAACAGCGAACACTTCAACCTGGTAGTGCTGCAGTTACTACTGCAGCTGACACAATAAGTCAACTAGCCGATAGTCTTGCCGGCACATTAAACTTGGAAGGCAACAAGAATTTGCCTTAA
- the LOC104212881 gene encoding YTH domain-containing protein ECT1-like isoform X1, whose translation MEDTNQQNVDRFTSVSSSGERAVEPHNAAEQPISPKDERTVSANASANATIPGASRNAKDHPVTSETGALSPFYPLNSYSPQDQGFYYGGYDNGTGSWAEQSNDVNVNNLHVVPPAMYNENPLFFPPGYGFDAQMAFGQFSPIASPLSPFMIDGQLYSPHQIPVSPNYYAPPISPGLPHVTSALSASQPDLVAPGSTGHEIDSTYFGPGSGYYIPVGSFGGGELSGSSNIGFYNYQGEFGSGQSLSNRPNPDSGRYMSQMTSAALYPQPVGILGSYEQNAMQASHQGLGFTPGSSARHYSQGNPYPSANYGTGSSSLWEPGHRNWLTPDRGGRRERDRHSVNISTESLGMASERNRGPRALKPKSKGPIEDSSSSVIHKEVESTNTLQPEQYNRPEFVTDYEHAKFFVIKSFSEDNVHKSIKYSVWASTPLGNRKLDAAYREAKVRNADCPVFLFFSVNASGQFCGVAEMVGPVDFENNAEHWQQDRWSGQFPVKWHVIKDVPNSQFRHLLLEHNDNKPVTHSRDSQEVKLPEGLEMLKIFKNYEADTSILDDFTYYDEREKSLLEKKSKQRTLQPGSAAVTTAADTISQLADSLAGTLNLEGNKNLP comes from the exons ATGGAGGATACGAATCAGCAGAACGTCGATCGATTCACGTCTGTTTCATCCTCAG GTGAAAGAGCCGTTGAACCACATAATGCTGCAGAACAG CCTATTTCACCCAAAGATGAAAGGACTGTTTCTGCAAATGCTTCTGCGAATGCAACCATCCCTGGGGCTTCAAGAAATGCTAAAGATCACCCTGTTACCTCTGAAACTGGAGCTCTGTCCCCCTTTTATCCTCTCAATTCCTATTCTCCTCAGGACCAAGGTTTTTACTATGGAG GTTACGACAATGGCACTGGGAGTTGGGCCGAACAATCTAATGATGTCAATGTGAACAACTTGCATGTAGTTCCGCCA GCAATGTACAATGAGAATCCCCTCTTTTTCCCTCCGGGTTACGGCTTTGATGCTCAGATGGCATTTGGACAGTTCTCCCCCATTGCTAGTCCTCTTTCTCCTTTTATGATAGATGGCCAGCTATACTCCCCACACCAGATTCCGGTTTCTCCAAATTACTATGCACCCCCTATTTCCCCTGGCTTGCCGCATGTTACATCAGCTCTTTCAGCTTCGCAGCCTGATCTGGTGGCACCAGGAAGCACTGGCCATGAAATTGATAGCACGTATTTTGGGCCAGGATCAGGTTACTACATACCCGTCGGATCGTTTGGCGGAGGCGAGCTTTCGGGAAGCAGCAACATTGGTTTCTACAATTACCAAGGTGAATTTGGATCTGGTCAATCTTTATCTAATCGACCTAACCCCGACTCTGGAagatacatgtctcaaatgacaTCTGCGGCACTATATCCACAACCAGTTGGCATACTTGGGTCGTACGAGCAAAACGCCATGCAg GCTTCACATCAAGGTCTTGGATTCACACCAGGCTCCTCAGCCAGGCATTATTCCCAAGGCAATCCTTATCCTAGTGCAAACTATGGTACTGGGTCTAGTTCTCTGTGGGAACCAGGTCACAGAAATTGGCTAACTCCTGACAGAGGCGGAAGACGTGAGAGGGATCGGCACTCTGTTAACATTTCTACTGAATCACTTGGTATGGCAAGTGAACGAAACCGAGGACCAAGGGCATTAAAACCAAAGAGCAAGGGTCCCATTGAGGATAGCTCTTCATCTGTGATCCATAAAGAAGTTGAGTCAACTAATACTTTACAGCCGGAGCAGTATAATCGGCCTGAATTTGTCACTGATTATGAGCATGCCAAGTTCTTTGTCATCAAATCCTTCAGTGAAGATAATGTTCACAAAAGCATCAAATATAGTGTGTGGGCTAGCACTCCTCTGGGAAATAGAAAGCTTGATGCTGCTTATCGTGAAGCAAAAGTGAGGAATGCTGATTGTcctgtttttctctttttctcg GTGAATGCTAGTGGACAATTTTGTGGGGTTGCTGAGATGGTTGGACCTGTTGATTTTGAGAACAATGCGGAGCACTGGCAGCAGGATCGATGGAGTGGGCAATTTCCTGTTAAATGGCATGTCATTAAGGACGTGCCTAACAGTCAGTTCCGCCACCTACTTCTGGAACATAATGACAACAAGCCAGTTACTCACAGCCGAGATTCTCAAGAG GTGAAATTGCCAGAGGGACTAGAAatgttgaaaattttcaaaaactatGAAGCGGATACCTCTATATTGGATGATTTCACCTATTACGATGAGAGGGAGAAGTCCTTGCTGGAAAAGAAGAGTAAACAGCGAACACTTCAACCTGGTAGTGCTGCAGTTACTACTGCAGCTGACACAATAAGTCAACTAGCCGATAGTCTTGCCGGCACATTAAACTTGGAAGGCAACAAGAATTTGCCTTAA